The following coding sequences lie in one Silene latifolia isolate original U9 population chromosome 5, ASM4854445v1, whole genome shotgun sequence genomic window:
- the LOC141657226 gene encoding zinc finger AN1 and C2H2 domain-containing stress-associated protein 13 — MGTPAMPDLGKHCSLEDCRQIDFLPFTCDRCRLVFCLEHRSYRQHQCPQADDQGVTVVICPLCAKGVRLIPDEDPNISWEKHVNTNCDPTNYEKATKKRRCPVVGCKEILVFSNTVKCKDCATDHCLKHRFGPDHKCAGPRKPTSGFQFTSFLSRKEDARPSRAPVKAQSSSAWSRLVDAASSGMAKLSSDLNQSLNIGQGSENRGQEVCPQCNLRFSSVTALVEHVQEAHERSQKRGGVRKLSVDVCPKCSRGFRDPVALVEHVEKDHGGTYKA; from the exons ATGGGGACGCCAGCAATGCCTGACCTCGGAAAGCATTGCTCCTTGGAAGATTGCCGCCAGATCGATTTCCTTCCATTCACTTGCGACCGCTGCCGCCTC GTATTCTGCCTTGAGCACAGAAGCTACAGGCAGCACCAGTGTCCACAAGCTGACGATCAAGGTGTGACTGTTGTGATTTGCCCACTTTGTGCCAAAGGGGTTCGCCTTATTCCTGATGAAGACCCGAATATCAGTTGGGAAAAGCATGTTAACACCAACTGTGATCCCACCAACTACGAGAAAGCAACGAAGAAGCGCAGGTGCCCTGTTGTTGGTTGCAAAGAAATCCTCGTCTTCTCCAACACAGTCAAGTGCAAGGATTGTGCTACAGATCACTGCTTGAAGCACCGGTTTGGGCCAGATCACAAGTGTGCTGGGCCTCGCAAACCCACCTCTGGATTCCAGTTCACGAGCTTCCTCAGCAGAAAAGAAGATGCACGTCCAAGTAGGGCCCCAGTCAAAGCCCAATCATCATCGGCATGGAGCAGACTGGTGGATGCTGCTTCATCAGGCATGGCTAAGTTGAGTAGTGACTTAAATCAATCCCTGAACATAGGCCAGGGCAGCGAAAATAGGGGACAGGAAGTATGTCCCCAGTGTAACTTAAGGTTTTCGTCAGTGACAGCTCTAGTGGAGCATGTGCAGGAAGCTCATGAAAGAAGTCAAAAGCGGGGAGGTGTTAGAAAGTTATCAGTTGATGTATGCCCTAAGTGCAGCAGAGGGTTTAGGGATCCTGTAGCTCTGGTTGAGCATGTCGAAAAGGATCATGGAGGCACTTATAAGGCTTAG